One Podarcis muralis chromosome 1, rPodMur119.hap1.1, whole genome shotgun sequence genomic window carries:
- the KLHL28 gene encoding kelch-like protein 28, translated as MDPSSPTYMIANLTPLHSEQLLQGLNLLRQHHELCDIILRVGDVKIHAHKVVLASISPYFKAMFGGNLSEKENSEVEFQCIAEAALQAIVEYAYTGTVFISQDTVESLLPAANLLQIKLVLKECCTFLESQLDPGNCIGISRFAETYGCHDLYLAANKYICQNFEDVCQTEEFFELTHSELDEIVSNDCLNVATEEMVFYALESWIKYDVQERQQYLAQLLHCVRLPLLSVKFLTRLYEANHLIRDDHTCKHLLNEALKYHFMPEHRLSYQTVLTTRPRCPPKVICAVGGKAGLFACLESVEMYFPQNDSWIGLAPLSVPRYEFGICVLDQKIYVIGGIATHMCQGINYRKHESSVECWDPDTNTWTSLESMNESRSTLGVAVLSREIYALGGYDGQSYLQSVEKYIPKVKEWQPVAPMSKTRSCFAAAVLDGMIYAIGGYGPAHMNSVERYDPSKDSWEPVAPMADKRINFGVGVMLGFIFVVGGHNGVSHLSSIERYDPHQNQWTVCQPMKEPRTGVGAAVIDTYLYVVGGHSGSSYLNTVQKYDPISDSWLDTAGMMYCRCNFGLTAL; from the exons ATGGACCCGTCGTCCCCAACCTACATGATTGCCAACTTGACCCCTTTGCACTCGGAACAACTCCTGCAGGGCTTGAACCTCCTCCGGCAGCACCATGAGCTCTGCGACATCATCCTCCGCGTTGGAGACGTCAAGATCCACGCCCACAAAGTGGTGCTCGCCAGCATCAGCCCGTACTTCAAAGCCATGTTTGGTGGCAACCTCTCTGAGAAAGAGAACTCTGAGGTGGAATTCCAGTGCATCGCCGAGGCGGCCCTGCAGGCCATAGTGGAATATGCCTACACGGGGACCGTCTTCATCTCTCAGGACACCGTGGAGTCCCTGCTGCCTGCTGCCAACCTCCTGCAGATCAAGCTCGTGCTGAAGGAATGCTGCACCTTCTTGGAAAGCCAGCTGGATCCTGGAAACTGCATCGGGATCTCCCGCTTTGCGGAGACGTACGGCTGCCACGACCTCTACTTGGCCGCCAACAAATACATTTGCCAGAACTTTGAAGACGTTTGCCAGACGGAAGAGTTTTTTGAACTGACTCATTCCGAGCTGGACGAAATAGTTTCCAATGACTGCCTGAATGTGGCCACCGAGGAGATGGTCTTCTATGCGCTGGAGTCCTGGATCAAGTATGACGTGCAGGAACGCCAGCAGTACCTGGCCCAGCTCCTGCACTGCGTGCGGCTGCCTCTGCTGAGCGTCAAGTTCCTCACGAGGCTGTACGAAGCCAACCATCTCATTCGCGATGACCACACCTGCAAGCACCTGCTGAACGAAGCCCTGAAGTACCACTTCATGCCTGAGCACAGGCTCTCTTACCAGACGGTGCTCACCACACGCCCCCGCTGCCCTCCCAAAGTGATCTGCGCTGTGGGAGGGAAGGCTGGACTCTTCGCTTGCTTGGAGAG CGTTGAGATGTACTTCCCTCAGAATGACTCCTGGATCGGCCTGGCCCCTTTGAGCGTCCCTCGCTACGAGTTCGGGATCTGCGTCCTGGACCAGAAAATTTACGTCATAGGGGGGATCGCCACCCACATGTGCCAAGGCATCAACTACCGCAAGCACGAGAGCTCCGTGGAATGCTGGGACCCCGACACAAACACCTGGACGTCCCTCGAGAGCATGAACGAGAGCCGCAGCACCCTGGGGGTGGCGGTTCTGTCGCGAGAAATCTACGCCTTGGGGGGCTACGACGGGCAGTCCTACCTGCAGTCGGTGGAGAAGTACATTCCCAAGGTGAAGGAGTGGCAGCCTGTGGCGCCGATGAGCAAAACCAGGAGCTGCTTTGCCGCAGCCGTCCTGGATGGAATGATCTATGCCATTGGAGGTTACGGCCCCGCTCATATGAACAG CGTGGAACGTTACGATCCCAGCAAGGACTCCTGGGAGCCAGTTGCTCCGATGGCGGACAAAAGAATAAATTTCGGCGTTGGGGTCATGCTGGGCTTTATTTTCGTGGTCGGAGGGCACAACGGTGTCTCCCACTTGTCCAGCATTGAGCGATACGACCCTCATCAAAACCAGTGGACTGTTTGCCAGCCGATGAAGGAACCCCGAACAG GAGTTGGTGCGGCTGTAATTGACACCTACCTTTATGTAGTTGGCGGACACTCGGGGTCATCCTACCTGAACACTGTACAGAAATACGACCCCATATCGGATAGCTGGCTGGACACGGCTGGCATGATGTACTGCCGGTGCAATTTTGGCTTGACGGCGCTATGA